TTACCTGTCGGGCTACCACTTGCTGCAGAGCATTCTGGCACTTGGTGTAGGCATGATCTCGCATGATGATCATAATGACTGGCATAAGTTTGTCCACCAGGGCCAGTGGGCCATGCTTCAATTCCCCTGCCAAGATGCCCTCTGAATGCATATAAGTGATCTCTTTGATTTTCtggagaaaaaaatttaaaataaataaaacactgttAGCAACCAGGGTGCCCAGAGAAAagtcaaataattttttaaatggaGTCAATGAGAAATAAGACCTGGGTTTAAATGTTTGCCTCATTAATTTACATTTATTGTTTGGCAGTTGTGTACTATATCATCTTAACACCCTTTGCAGCACATGCGACCTTCTTTAATGGTGTCCAAAGGCCAATATAAATTTAAGGAAATTCTCATCATCTGAGAAGCATGAAAAACATTGATTCAAGAGATGTTAACACAATTTGGGAGAGGGAACTCGCATGCCGGTAACAGaatcatgtttaaccccttaaggaccaaacttctggaataaaagggaatcatgacatgtcacacgtcacgtgtccttaaggggttaaacccatctATATTAAGGGTTGGCCAAGCAAGGTATGGCTATATTGGGTCACTGAGAATTCATTTGGTTTGCCGGGGACAGGTTGCATTGTTtaaactaacagggttattcactaagtggAAAATGTTCACAAATTAAGTTCAAATGGAAAAGCGgaggcaaaaaaaaccccaaaacctgGTCTGAGCTCTAACTAGCCATATTTACTTGCCCATTTTTAATACAGTTTGTCAATCTTgatttaattctaaaaaaaatattgaaatttacTAAATAACCCGGTTTATGCTTTGTCCTTATGGCTTGATAGTATTAAAAAATATGCACAGATTAATGTGCACAGCATTTAAAGCAGTTCTGATGCATCTAAGGAAAATTTGAAGTGTTACAGGCCACTGATAATggatcaagcaaaaaaaaaaaaaacaatacatttaaccctttataaccGATTATATTTTATGCCATTATCTCAATgactacaggtttgtattcctaatgctatattgttcctttaaggtgttaaatcatttgattaaccccttaaggaccaaacttctggaataaaagggaatcatgacatgccacacatgtcatgtgtccttaaggggttaaagaaataaacTGAAGACACTGGGATGCACCAAACACCAAAATAAGAAAGGGTCAATTAGAACATGGTGTAATAAGACTTCTCTTATTAGTGGAAGCATAGTCCTGTACCGGCAATTGTAGAGGTGGCAGtggaaataaaaagaaagaaagaaaaaaagaaatacaagcaAAAACCCTCCTCTTTTCTTACCAAagctccttccaggcaggttgcATAGTGATATCCACGACCCATAATCAGCACCGATTTCTGTTGATAGAGTTCTTCTGCCAGCTTCTGAATCTCATCGTCCAGACTCAGCACCTCCTTAATGTTGTCTGCAGTAGAAGAGAAGCATAATGTTACCATTAACCAAACGAAGAGGAACCACTGGTTAAAGGAGTGCAAGATTGGGTCGAACCAATACCCATGGACTCCCATTAAACcattgtttattatattattcaATTATTATGATAAGAATTGCTTGTAATTAGAGCAAGTATTTCAATGCTGTGCAACAAAGAACCTTTTTAGTTCTCATGCTTTGTTTTTGCTGAATGCAACTGAATGAGGCCTTAATACACCATTCACTATAGAATGTACCCAATATATGTTAATTATTCGTTCTAAGGTTAAAGCGAATAGTTGCATTGAGAAATGGTCTGTCTCACAGTCTGTCACACATGCACAGAGGTGCAGAGCATTTCCTACATTGCCAAAATAAGTCTCTTACCGGGTAAGACCTTCAGACCCTGCATAATTTGTTTGCGTCTGCCCTGCATGGATATGCGGTCATCACACACCAGTAATGCAAACATCACCAGAGCTACAAACTGGCTTGTGTATGCCTAGACAGATGGAAGAGATAAAACCGTGATCAGCATCATTAATGTTAATACAGAACAAAATGCATTAAATCGGAGAAAAAGAGAACAAATAcacaaagagaaaaagagaataaacacaaagaaataaaaagtaaacctgaaaaaaaacaaaaaacaaaaaaaaagactcaCTTTGGTGCTCGCCACACCAATCTCAGGCCCTGCATTGATATGGACCCCGCAGTCCGTCTCCCGAGAGATGGAGCTTCCCACGGTATTTGTAATTCCCACTGTCAGAGCACCCCTCTCTTTGCAGTACCTTAAGGCAAGCAGTGTGTCGGCTGTCTCCCCTGTAAGAGAATTAGAGTAGAGTAATTAGCTGTAGCATAAAATATCCACTTAAACACATAAAAGATCCTAAATTCACGCCTACATATGAAACCGCTCTGTATATTTCACTAGGCATCCCTCAACCACAAAGGTAATGAACATTAATGGATCAGTAGTGCTGTAAATAATAACTTCTAAGGGACACTGCACAAAGAAATGACCAcagttttttgtttatgttattgtATACATGCTAGAAAtcatacatttgtttttgtttgttttgtttacatcAGAAACATACAGCACATCTTAGGGCTCTTATTGAATCCCAGTGACATCCTCAATACTGAACTGGAGATCTCTCTGCCAATTCTGGTCTTCATAGGTTTCTATGGGAGGGCTGCATGGTCTTAAAAACTCATCTACATTCACTTCGGAATCTTACAGAAGTACATGCTTGTGGAAAACAATGAAAGAACGTTTTCCACAAGTTAATGGAAGCGGTCAGTGGCAATGCACAAGAGCATGTATTTATCATTTTCAATTCAGTGTGAAGTCACTATATATTGCAAGACTGTGCTTCTCGTTGATTTTAACAAAGCAGAATCCTGGATTGACTCACCTGACTGGCTGATAAAGAAGCATACATCATCTCTGAAAACAGGTGTTTTCCTGTCCAAAAAGTCACTAGCAAGTTCCACCATAACTGGCAGCTCCGTTAGTTCTTCCAAAATCTGGCGCGTCTGCAAGGAAAGACAGCGTTGCCATTAGTCGAGAAACAGAACAAATAATTCAGTTGAAGTACCAGTAATTCATTGATTTTTCATGTCAAATCACTAGCATTTTTAAAATGcatatctaaaaaaaagaaatactaacaaattaataaaatgtggAAGACACAGAAACAAATGGACTAGAattcttgttttcctggcactatagtgttaataggtcctccccaacctcatggcccccctcccgccgggctctaggggaagGAAGATGTTAAACGCATACCtttctccctcggcgctggggactctcctccttcttctgaCGTCTTTGGGTGAATGCACATGCGCTGCAAGAGCCGCACAAAGagtcagttcataggaaagcatttgtcaatgctttcctatggacgctggcgtcttctcactgtgaaaatcgcagtgagaagcgcggaagcgcctgtcaatgagacagccactagagcctggattaacccatatgtaaacatagcaatttcactgaaactgctatgtttacagcaggcagggttaaccctagatggacctggcacccagaccacttcacttcactaagctgaagtggtctgggtgcctatagtggtcctttaagaatagaTTGTCCAGCTAAATAAATCAGTGCAGGGTGAAAGCTAACTGCAAGAAAGGTGGGGGCTGCCAAACACAGATTTTTAACGAGGATAAGTGCAAAACACACTGAGCAGGGTTTATTCAACCTGGGAATtataatggatatggattgaatcactgcattcctatgtgATCAGTGCCACTAATGCCTACTCGGTGCCCTGGAagcgcccctagtggctgtcagtaagaTTGCAATTAGGGTTGGATTTAACCCGGCaaagtaaacattacagtttctttaaaaaaaaataaaaaattttaccCAAAAGTTGCTTGGgtgactttaaattttaaatgtaaattgatATAAAGCATGTATTCATAGACtggataatacaaataatggtgttTCTACAAATAGCATTCAATACTTACAGCAACTCCTGCATGATAACTTGTTCCACAAGCAATAAGAATCAAACGCCGACATCTTTGAATTTCTTTCAGATGATCCTTCAGTCCTCCCAAAGTCACTGTAAATTGCAAGATAAACACCATAATAGAAAAGTTAGTCAAGTGCTACTAAAGGTAAGAAAATGCTGCAGCATATCTCAaagtagggatgcaccgaaattccgGCAGCTGAAATTTTCAGCCGAAAACAGGTCAAATTtgccgaattttttttttaaaagtttttttttttatataaatttttttatttttgtagtgcatagtttaacagacatgcttgcattaacaattcagatgatcatatatcacaatgaaagatagtaatgttaacatgaaaagtcaagaatactgcactagGGACGGAGGGAGGGAACACTATGGaacgggggggggaagaaaagaacactatgggacagggcaggggggagaaaagaaaactatgggacaggtaaagggggagaagagaacactatgggggggagaacactatgagacggaggggggggagaacactatgagacggaggggggggagaacactatgggacggaggggggggagaacactatgggacggagggggggggagaacactatgggacgggtgggggggagaacactatgggacggtgggggggagaacactatgggacggtgggggggagaacactatgggacggtgggggggagaacactatgggacggtgggggggagaacactatgggacggtgggggggagaacactatgggacggtgggggggagaacactatgggacggtgggggggagaacactatgggacggtgggggggagaacactatgggacggtggGGGGAACAACACTATGGGACGGTGGGGGGAACAACACTATGGGACGGTGGGGGGGaacaacactatgggacgggggggaagaacactgggacaggggaggggagaagagaacactatgggacgggggggggacaatatgggactggggaagaggggggaaagaacactaaaaaagagggatgggagagaggaacattaagggggagGACCACTAAAAGAAGGGAGAAGGGAAGTTCATAGtcgattaaattcattaaaaagtctaataatacaattataggaaaaaaaaataactttttaaaaatcattaagggggggggggggggggaagtcattttcggtttcagttttcggccaagggcatcctgaattttccgTTTCGGCGCATCCCTATCTCAAAGATATATAGAGAAGACATTTTGAAGCTGCATTTTATACAAAACTtaaacagggctattcacttaagtgagaattcaaagtgaatttcagatttaagtccaaaatagctgaactggaaaaatgatcTAAGTCAGTTTTGCTTCCAGCTCTGCTACCTTGGCCTTCATTtagaattcacttggaattctcacttccGTGAGTAACCCTGAAAGTCATATTTTGAAGAAACTGATGTAAGGCACTATCAGAGTCATAAGGGAAGAAACCACCAATTTATATACAGGCCTGGTGTCCACAGATTGGTGGCTTCCCAATTTTGGGGCATGGCTGACAGGTTACctgtgagatcatcaaaattcacTCTGCCTCTCATTGTGTTCACCACAGATTCTGGCTGCTCAAAGATTTCTTTCTGCATGAAGGAGCTGAAGTTACCTGTAAGTAGTAATAGATAACATTAATTGTAATTTGATTTGGTTATGTGCTGGCATGCTATACAAGTGTTCACCACACTTTCTCAAAACAATTGTTTATGTTTTAACGTTTATACCGTTTCAGAGTCTACCATTCAACAAAGTAAATATGGTTCACTTCATACAGAATTAGAGAACATGCCCTTTTCATATAAAGTTATTCTGTGAATATAGAAACAAATCTTGCGTTAGCACTCACCCTTCATAATCTGCTGAAGTTCCATCTGTAAAGTCTGAATGGCCCGTGCAGGATGATCACCAACATTTCGCTTAATTCGATGAATAGAAAGTCTTCCATTTACTACTGCGGCTACATCATCATCCTCTAGGTAGATGACCCGGTTTGTGTGCTCAATGACGGCACTGTAACATGGAACAGGTCAAAATCAGCCAGCTGTGTTTCTCAGGATTccaaaatcagaaataaaaattTGATGTCTAGTGCCTTATAGACTATTCAAATAAATGTAAGTGTACATGCCAGTATGAGATGGCACTATACATTcttgcacatagtgtaatagcctGCAATGAAGTCAGTGTGTTTTGGTTTTATAAAATAACATTGTAAAATATTGCATTTGTATTTGAGATAATGTACCTACACATTGCACAGTAATAAAAACTATTCGAAAAGTGAGCCTATCAGTTTTCCGGCTAGTAATAAAATTAGAATTGAGGTTTTGGGAtctaatgatttattttattaactttaCAAATTGTAATAGGCCATATTCTTCTATTGTATCCAATGCCTGGCATTTGGCTTATGAGCAATTTCAAAGCACATCCAATACatgatgaaaaaaaagaattaaaggggCATCCTAAATACCTTAAAAACTACAGCTTAGGGATCCACTATGCCCAGTGTGTGAAAAACATTTTAGAGAAGCCTAAAGACAATCGTGTTTAGCTCGGTCAACACAGAAGTGGACTGTCACATTAGACTGTTTATATATTATGGTGGAAATGTGCAATATTTGCCAGAAGAGTCTTTTACTAATAAATTGCTTGATATAACTGGGGGAGCACCAATAGAatctacaatgagctgtagtgtttatggtgcatagagtgtccctttaaggattctgagtgtaacagcaaaaaaaaaaatcttaaatcagTGCCCAGGACCTATCCAAGAGGCCATGATCTGGGGTGCACAGGTATCAAAGTGACTGAAACAGAGATTATCTCTGCTGTGCCACAGCACTGGTATTAGGAAAACAAGTTTGAACGGTA
This Pelobates fuscus isolate aPelFus1 chromosome 3, aPelFus1.pri, whole genome shotgun sequence DNA region includes the following protein-coding sequences:
- the GFPT1 gene encoding glutamine--fructose-6-phosphate aminotransferase [isomerizing] 1 isoform X2 — translated: MCGIFAYLNYHVSHTRREILERLIKGLQRLEYRGYDSAGVGIDGGNEKNWENNVGKIQLIKKKGKVKALEEEINKLEDMDLDIEFDVHLGIAHTRWATHGEPSPTNSHPQRSDKNNEFIVIHNGIITNYKDLKKFLESKGYEFESETDTETIAKLVKYMFDNRENTEISFATLVERVIQQLEGAFALVFKSIHFPGQAVGTRRGSPLLMGIQSKHKLSSDHIPVLYRSGMEKKGSCTLSRVDSTTCLFPVEENAVEYYFASDASAVIEHTNRVIYLEDDDVAAVVNGRLSIHRIKRNVGDHPARAIQTLQMELQQIMKGNFSSFMQKEIFEQPESVVNTMRGRVNFDDLTVTLGGLKDHLKEIQRCRRLILIACGTSYHAGVATRQILEELTELPVMVELASDFLDRKTPVFRDDVCFFISQSGETADTLLALRYCKERGALTVGITNTVGSSISRETDCGVHINAGPEIGVASTKAYTSQFVALVMFALLVCDDRISMQGRRKQIMQGLKVLPDNIKEVLSLDDEIQKLAEELYQQKSVLIMGRGYHYATCLEGALKIKEITYMHSEGILAGELKHGPLALVDKLMPVIMIIMRDHAYTKCQNALQQVVARQGRPVVICDKADTETINTIKRTIKVPHTVDCLQGILSVIPLQLLAFHLAVLRGYDVDCPRNLAKSVTVE